The genomic stretch TTTGGTTCGCGGCGATTCGATGAGAGGCACGGGACAATTACCCAAATTGACCGATGATATGTACCGCGTTGAAAACGAAGATTTGTATTTGATTCCCACTGGCGAAGTTCCGGTGACTAATCTGCATCGCGACGAGATATTGAAAGAATCCGATATGCCGATTTATTACGCCGCCTACACTCCCTGTTTCCGCCGCGAAGCAGGCGCAGCGGGAAAAGATACGCGGGGAATACTGCGAGTTCATCAATTCAATAAAGTTGAGCTGGTAAAAATAGTAAAACCGGAAACATCCCATAACGAGCACGAAAAACTCCTTGAGCAGGCTGAATCTATCTTGCAGTTATTGAATATTCCTTATAGGGTGCGGATTCTGGCTACCGGGGACCTGTCATTTGCCGCCGCAAAATGCTATGATATTGAAATCTGGTCGGCTGGAGTAGAAAAATATCTTGAAGTCTCATCGGTTTCGAATTTCACCGATTTTCAAGCCCGGCGAATGAATTGCCGCTACCGTGATGAAAACAACAAGGTCCGATTTGTTCACACTCTTAACGGCTCCGGTACCGCGTTACCGCGACTTATGATTGCTCTTTTGGAAAATAATCAAACAAAAAATGGCCAGGTTCTTATCCCCGAAGTAATGAGACCGTATCTGGATGGCCTGGAGAAAATCGAGTAATTGACCATGCCCGCCGACCGACCGAAATATTCGCTTTTGGCCTCGGGGCGTTTTAACGCCCTTTTTAAGGGCTTTATATTGTTCGGCGTCTGCGCCATCGGGGCTGTCTTTGTTTACTACACTAACGATATCATTCAGGATATCCGGGAAAACGAAGCCCAGACAGTTGAAACTTATACTCAAATAATGCAACTGGTCGCATCCGATTCGGTTAGCAGTCAGGTAACCTCGGTACTATTTGATGAGATTATCCTGAAATCAAATTTCCCCATCATAGTCACCGATACACTCGAAAACCCTCTCTTCTGGAAAGCCGTCCCGGGAATGCCTGCAACCAGTGATGATCCCCAGGTCCTTGACAAAATTCGCGAAAAAATAGCGGATATGAAAATCCGCAAGGGTGAAGTACTTATATATGTCGATTCCTTGCCGATTTCAAAGATATTTTACGATGATCCGGCACTGGTCGGCAAACTCCGCTTGATTCCGATCGTAGAGATGGCAATGGTAGTCGCTTTTGTTTTTCTGGCTCTAATGGGATTTCAGCAGATTCGCTTGTCCGAACAGAGAAGTATCTGGGTCGGGATGGCCAAAGAAACTGCGCATCAGTTGGGGACGCCGATTACATCAATGATGGGCTGGATCGATTTGCTAAAATCCGGTGATTCTTCGTTCTCTGACGAGGAAATCTATAGACGGATTGGCATTGATTTGAAACGGCTCGAAACCATCGCCAATCGTTTTGGAAAAATCGGATCCCAGCCGGTTCTAAAAAAAGCCGATATCAATACCCTGACTGGCGAGGTATTAGAGTATTACAGGGAGAGACTGCCTCACGGTGGCAAAGGCGTAATTATAGATTTTTCGCCGGGGGAAATCCCCGAGGTTAACGTCAACAAGGAGCTATATAACTGGGTCATAGAAAATCTGATTAAAAACGCACTGGAATCGGTTGACGCCCAAAAAGGAACAATTTTTGTGGAAACTTCTCAGGCTTCATCCGGTAAACAGATTTGCGTCGTTGTTTCCGATAACGGCCGAGGGATTAACCGGCGCGATGCCCGACGCATTTTTCGCCCCGGATTTACGACCAAGAAGCGGGGTTGGGGGTTGGGTTTATCGCTATCGAAACGAATTATTCGGGAATACCACCACGGTAGCATAACCCTTGTAAAAAACGATACCGCTAATGGAGCGACTTTTGAAATTAAATTACCGATATCATGACGTTAGACTTTAGATTGGAAAGATTATGATGGCCGTACCAAGCAATAAAATATTATGGGTTGATGATGAAATAGATATGCTTGAAGCTCATATCAGTTTTCTAACACAGCGCGGGTTTGAAGTGACGCCCTGTTCATCCGGCGATGACGCTATTGACGCGATTTCCAAAGACGAATATGACCTGGTTCTTCTCGACGAAATGATGCCGGGAAAGGACGGCCTTCAGACGCTGGTGGAAATAAAAGATATTCGTCCGCATTTACCCGTCGTCATGGTCACCAAATCGGAAGAAGAGTCCCTGATGGAAGAAGCATTGGGGCAAAAGATCGACGATTATTTAACTAAGCCGGTCAATCCTTCACAGGTTTTAATGGCAATTAAAAAACATGTCCAGAGCAAAAAAATCGTAACCGGAAAACTGGGCCAGCGCTACATTACCGATATTAATCGCATTAATATGAACCTGGCTGGAGCTGCCGAATGGTCGGATTGGGCCGAAGCGTACATAACCTTATGCGAGTGGTATTTGGAACTGGATAAATACCCCGACGAGGGCCTGGCCGAAATTCAAAAAGGCACTTACAAAGAGTGGAACAATCAATTCGCTCGGTATTACGAAAAGAATTATGAGAACTGGGTCAACGACAAAAATCGCCCTCCCCTATCTCCGGATGTCGTCGATGAAAATGTTATTCCTCGATTGGAAAGCGGCGAACGAGTGGTCTTTATCGTCATCGACTGCATGCGTATGGATTTATGGCTGAAGCTCGAACAACTTCTGGCGGATTTGTATCATATTGAACATAAACACTATTTTTCCATCATTCCTTCAGCGACGCCGTTCGCTCGCAACGCGATTTTTTCAGGTAAATTTCCCATCAAGGTGGCCAAAATGTATCCCGACGACTGGAAAGCCTATCCCGATGACGAAGTTTCTCGAAATAAACGTGAGGGCGAATTACTCGAAAATCAATTAAAAGAAAAAAATGTTTCCGTTCAAAACGGTTCCAAATACATAAAAGTTTTGAACGTTTATGAAGGTGAAGGGTTGGCCAAAAGAGTCGAGAGTTGTCTGGCATCGCAACTGGTCGCGCTGGTAGTGAATTTTGTCGATGTCCTGACTCACGGACGATCCAGCAATGTTCTTCTAAAGGAAATCGTACCGGATGAAGCCGCTTTCAGATCGCTTATGACAACCTGGTTTGAGCATTCAACTCTTTTTGAAACCCTGAAGATGCTCGCGCGAAAAAACGTAACCGTTGTTATTACCTCAGATCATGGCTCGACCCTGTGCTCACGGGGGACAATCGCTCACGGCAAGCGTGACACCTCGACTAATCTGAGATATAAATACGGCGATAATCTGAATTGCAATCCCAGGGAAGCGCTTTTGATAAAAAATCCCGACCGTTATCAACTGCCTTCGTTTACCCTGGCGACGACTTATATTATTACGCGGGAAGATTTTTATTTTGTCTATCCCAATAAATATAATGAGTATCAAAAGCATTTCCAGAACAGTTTCCAGCACGGCGGGATCACAATGGATGAAATTATTCTTCCGGTTTCGATATTAAAGCCTAAAGGATGAGTTGGGGTTGATTGAGTTCGACACAATAATAATCAGCCGTTCCCCCGCCCATACTGAAAAGCTGGCCGCCGGATTTTATGAAATTGTAGGCAATAGCGGAGTTATTGCTCTCTACGGTCCACTGGGGGCGGGCAAAACGGTATTCGTACGAGGTTTTGCCGCTGCTGCCGGGGTCGATCCTGATAAGGTAAACTCGCCTTCGTTCACTCTGGTTAACGAGTATCCGGGCGGGCAAACGCCGATATTCCATTTTGACCTATATCGATTCAAGAAGGCATCTGAATTTCATGATATCGGCGGGGATGATTATTTAAGCCGCGAAGGAATTGCCCTGATAGAATGGGCTGAAAACGGAGTTGGATTTATACCTGAAAACCGGTTTGAGATAGAAATTGATATCATTGATGAAACCAGCCGTTCTCTGATATTCAGGAAAATTGAGAAATGAAAATTCTGGGCATCGATAGTTCCACCGATCGACTAAGCGTTGGGCTTTGCCGTGACGGAAAAATTATTTCTGACAGGTCCATCGATTCTTTACGCGAGCATGGTTCCCGTATCATGGGATTGATTGATTCTACTCTCAAGGGAAGCAAAATAGAAGTTATAGCTCTGGACGGCGTCGCCGTCGCCGTCGGCCCGGGATCGTTTACGGGTTTGAGAGTCGGGATGGCGGCCGCCAAAGGTTTGGCTCAGGCTTTGAATATTCCAATTGTTGGAATCTCGACTTTTGAAGTTGTGGCCCACAGATTACTCAACGAAGTGGATGAATTTGTTCTCGTTGAACAAGCCCGCAAAGGTGAGTTTTACTTTTGCCACATGGATATCGAGTCCGACATATTATCGAATATGAAATTAGTGGCGTTAGAAAATCTCGGAGTGAAAGTGGAAAATTTGCCTGTCGGTTTGATTGGGGTTGCAGCCGATTGGCCAATTGAATCCAATCAAACAATACATTCTGAAAAAACTAAGGTATCCGGAGCAGAACTGGCGATTTTGGGTGAGGAGAAAATTCTAAACGGTCGGGCTGATGATTTGGCTCAATTGGAACCTTTATATATCGCGCCTTCTCAGGCAGAGATCAAATATGGAAGAACTAAATCCTCAAATTAAAGAGATGGTTCTTGAGGATCTCCCGGAAATACTGCGTTTAGAGCGGGAGCTGTTTTCTGATCCGTGGCCGGAGTTGGCTTTTATTGAGGATATTGAATCCAATTTTAGTTATCCTTTTGTCGCGCATATTGATAATGAAATTATCGGGTACGCGATTTTGTGGATTGGGGTCGAGGAAGGCCACCTGACCAATATTGCCGTTGACAAAAAGTATCAGCGAAAATCGGTTGCGAAAAAGTTATTATCATTTATCTTAAGGTTTGCTTGGGAAAATGAACTGAAACAGATTTTTCTGGAAGTCCGTCCGTCGAATACGGCGGCCGTGACTCTATATGAATCGTATGGATTTAAGAATCTGGCAATCCAGAGGAGCTATTATAATAATCCTTCCGAAGATTGCCTGATGATGAAAAAGGATTTAACCGATTAATTTGGCGGGGATTTGGGATTGATATGGATTGGTTTCGTAAATCAAAACATGGCTTGGTATCGCAACAAAAGAAAGAAATCCCGGATGGCCTGTGGACCAAGTGCAAAGGATGCGGAGAAGTAATTTACACCAAAGTCCTTGAGGAAAACCTCTGGGTTTGTCCGAATTGCAATTATCATTTTCGCATAAATGCCAAAAAAATTATAGATCTTTTATTGGATAACGGCGAGATCGAAAAATACGATGAAAACCTGGTTTCGCTTGACCCCTTATCATTTCGGGATTCGAAAAAATATACCGATCGGATAAAAGATTCTCAAAGGAAAACGGGACTCAAGGACGGTATTGTCAGCGGTTTTGGAACCGTAGACGGCATTAAAGTATCTTTCGCGGTCATGGATTTCTCATTCATGGGCGGTTCCATGGGTTCGGTTGTAGGTGAAATTGTCGCCCGCACAATTGAACGCGCGACAGAAAAAGAAATTCCGCTGGTAATAGTCTCCTGCAGCGGTGGGGCCCGGATGCAGGAAGGAATCTTGTCTTTGATGCAAATGGCCAAAACTTCAGCGCTTCTGGCGCTTCTGGCCAAAAAGAAAATCCCGTTTATTTCGATATTGACCAATCCTACCACGGCCGGGGTGATGGCATCGTACGCCTCATTGGGCGATATTATCATCGCCGAGCCGAAAGCTCTTCTGGGGTTTGCCGGGCCGCGTGTGATTCAACAAACTATCGGTCAGGATTTACCGGAAGGATTTCAATCATCGGAATTTTTCCTTGAGCACGGTTTTTTGGATATTATTTCGGAGCGCAAAGATTTGCGCCGCAATCTCAGTCTCTGCTTAATTTATACCTATAATCAACCCGCGCAGGGTTAATATTTTCGTTTATGAGCCAGGATAATTATCAAAAGGCGCTCGACTTTATATATAATCGCCAGCATTTTGGGATTAAACTGGGATTGCACAATATTACCCGTCTTTCCGAATGGCTGGATAATCCTCAGGACAAATACAATATCGTTCACGTCGCGGGCACTAACGGTAAAGGTTCGACATCGAGCTTTATTGCGTCAATCCTTCAGGAGGCCGGATATAAAGTAGGTTTGTTGACCTCTCCCCATCTGGTTGATTACCGGGAAAGAATCAGGTTGGACGGGCGGAAAATTGAAAAAACCGCAATTGCCGAATTCATTGAGAAATATAAAAAACTGATTGTTAAATCCGATGTGACATTTTTTGAAGTTACGACTGCCCTGGCCTTCTGGTATTTTTATAAGAAAAAGGCTGATTGGGTTGTTTTGGAAACCGGGCTGGGCGGTCGCCTTGACGCAACTAATATTGTCATGCCCAGGGTATCGGTGATCACCAATATTTCTCTGGAGCATACCAATCTGCTCGGAAAATCTATTTATAAAATTGCCGGGGAAAAGGGCGGAATTATAAAATCCCATATTCCTCTGGTAGCAGGCATTTCTGATAATGGAAATGAAGCCTCTCAAAGATTCAAAGAAATATGCGCTGAGAAAAACTCGCCTGTCTATTTTCATGATGACAAACAGTACCGATACGCATTTGAAAACGGGTATGATATCTTAAATATTTTTTCAGGAGAATACAGGGGGTTAAAGGCAAGGGTCTCCCTGTGGGGAAAACATCAGGTTCAAAACAGTTATCTGGCAGTTCGAACGATTGACGTTTTAAACAAGCAGGGTTTTGATATTTCAAAAAAGGCGGTCAAAAATGGCCTGGCGAAAAATTACTGGCCCGGCCGCTGCATGACCGTCAGGAAACGTCCGCGGGTCATCATTGACGCAGCTCACAATCAGGAAGGATTCGCGGCCCTGTCAGATACTCTTAGAATGCATTTCCCCGGACAAAAATTCCATTTTTTAATCGGTATGGTTGAGAAGAAGCACGGCGATGCTTGTTTGAGGATGATCGAACCGCTGGCAAAATCGATTTCGACTGCTCGCATAAAAAACCCCCGGCGCGACGATCCGTATTTCCTGACGTCGCGATTAAATTATCAAAAATCTCATGTGCGGATATATCCCGATATTCCGTATGCTTTTCAGGACCTATATAAAAACTGCTCTCAGACCGATATATTGATAATAGCTGGCTCTCATTTTATTATGGGTGAATTGGCTCTATTTATCAAACGAGACGGATTTTGAATAAAGAAGATAAGGCAAAAAACAGATCACGGCAGGCTGTGGAGATGCTCGGCTCGGCCATTGATATAAAAATCAATGAGCTAACCGAAAGCAATCGCCGGTTGAAGCGTAAAATTTTTGACCTCTATACTATTTTTGAAATCAGCCGTAATTTTAATGCCGTCCTTAATTATCAAACACTGGTAGATTCTTTTCTGCTGACATCATTGGGACAGGTTGGAGCCGCGTCGGCGGCGCTGTTTCTTCCCGATGAAAATGATTCCCAAAGTTTCAATCTCGTTAAGTCCAAAGGATTGATGCGCGATGTCCGTTTTGAAGATAATGGTAATATTGTCGGAGACCATGCCAAAAATCTATTTGAGATTAATAAACCGATAATGATCGATGAATTTCTGGATGAAAACTCTGGCAAGGGCTCTGGCAAGTTACTCCGCCGTTTCAAGAGAGGTATTGCCATGCCCCTTATTTTCAAATCGAATCTCAAGGGTCTTTTGATTTTGGGTGGTAAAGTTTCCAATGAAGATTTCGCTCCCGATGATATTGAGTTTTTATCTATCCTCGCCAATCATTTCGTTGTAGCTCTGGAAAACGCGCGTCTGTATGAGTCGGAAAAAACGGCTCTAAAAGAGCTTCGCCAGGCTCAAAAACAGCTTGTCCTGTCCGAGCGAGCGGCCGCGATGGGCGATTTGTCGGCCAAAATCGCCCATGAGGTCAATAATCCGTTAAGCATTATCTCTAATTATCTTCATTTGGCCGGGCGATCAATGGACTCGCCTGAAACCGCTCAGGAGCATCTGGGTGTGATAAGACAGGAGCTGGATCGAATCGCGGGAATTGTCCGGCAGCTTCTTGATTTTCATCGTCCGCAAAAGGCCAAAATACAGGAGACGGATCTTAAGGAGATTATTGACGCGACCCTATCGCTCATGAAATGGCAGCTTAAAGAAAATCAAATTGAACTGAAGTGTATTTATGCCAAAGATATTCCCCCGCTAATGGCCGATCATGAGCAATTGAAACAGGTATTTTTGAACTTGATTATAAACGCCAAAGATTTTATGCCGGACGGTGGCACCCTGACGATTGACGTTTCATATCGGAATGATAAATTACACATAGTCCTCTCCGATACGGGATGCGGTATTCCAACAGAGAATCTGTCTCGAATATTCGAGCCGTTTTTTACGACCAAGGAAGGAAAATCAGGAACCGGGCTGGGGCTCTCGGTTTGTTACGGAATTGTAAAAGAGCACGGAGGTAATATTATCGCGACCAATAATGATGGGGACGGATCGCGCTTTGATATAATATTGCCTGCCTTAAAAAACCGGGGAGGATGACGGTCGTGGCAACCAAAAGTAAATTACGAGGCATCACACCGGGTGATAAAAGTATCAGGGAGTTAATCCTTGTTATCGATGATGAAAAGCGCATGTGTGATTCTCTCTCATCTCTCTTGACCGATTCGGGGTATGAAGTCAAGGCTTTTCAGGATAGCGATGAGGCGGCCCGGGAAATCAATAATGCCAATTTTGATTTGATTGTCTCCGACATACGCATGTCGGAAATCACCGGATTGGAGATTCTCAAGCTGGCTCGCCAGGTCGATCCTCAAGCTCTCGTCGTTTTAATGACAGGTTTTGGGTCACTCGATTCTGCAATTGAAGCTATAAACCAGGGTGCCTATGATTATTTATTGAAGCCGGTGGAATACCCACAATTGGAATTAGTTATCAAGCGGGGTCTCGAACGAAGACGTTTGGGGCGGGCCAAGTCGTTTTTATTAACCGAACTTCAAGAGAAAAATCTTGAGCTGTCGGCCCGGCTCGAAGAAATCAACGCGCTTTATAAATCCGCGAAATCGTTAAGCTCAACCATAGATTTGGATGAATTGCTCGACAACGTCATCGGACTGGCGACCGAGGTGCTCCATGCCCGTATTGGTTCAATAATGCTAATCGATGAAAATCATGAATATTTGACTATCGCCGCCTCAACCGGACTTAGTAAAGACATCGTACGTGACACGAGTATTCCCATCGGTTCTTCAATCTCAGGTTATGTCGCCAAATCCGGGGAGCCGCTGTTCGTCGCCAACGTTGAGGAAGACCCCCGGTTCAAAAGAGAAAATAAGGAAGAACGATACGGCAAAGCCTCGCTTTTATCGGTTCCTCTGATTATAAAAGACCGAGTAATAGGTGTAATCAATATGGCCAATCGAACCGATGGAGGGGGATTCGGAGAACTTGACCTAAAATTGCTGAGTACATTTGCCACCCAGGCGGCGGTCGCGATTGACAACGCTTCCAATTTTCATCTCTTGAAACGGAGAGTCGAGGAACTTTCTACCCTGCAGGATATCACCGATGCCATGTCCCGGGCCGGCAGTGTGACTCATTTACAGGAGATAATATTCTGGGGCATACGTAATCTCATGCCCGCTGATGTGTCGCTCTGGTTTCGCTGGCGGCATAAGGATAATTCACTGAAATTTGTAGGTGGAGCCGGCAATATCAAGGTTGATTTTGAATTGACAATTGAAACCTCACCGGACGAGATAAAAACTGAGAAAAGAGCCCGGAAACTTATTCTGAAGCATCTCCCTCCCTTCGAAGAAGTATCGATTCCCAGCGAAAATTTCTGCACCTTTTTTATAAAAAACGAGTCAGGTCTGGCCTATGTTTTCTGTTTGAGTTCTTCAAGCCCGGAGAAAATGAGCGAGGAAAATAAAAAAATCGCCGGTTTGATTGCCAGTCAAGCGACGACAATGTACGAGAGGGAAAAAGCGATTCTTAACGCTACCCGACTTCTGACAATGGGCAACATGATCTCGGAAATATCTCATGATATGCGAAAACCTCTGACTAATATCAGGGGCGGGCTGCAAATCATGCGGCAAAGGTGGCCGGAGCTGGCCGTAGAGTCGGATATGTTCAAAATGGCTGAAGAGGAAGTTCGAAGGCTTAACGAACTTGTCCGGGAATTAGTCGATTTTTCAAATCCTAAAAAATATCAAACTGAGAGAATTAATATTGAGTCGATTCTGGAACGCGCTACGCAGCTGGTCAGCCGGGATATGGAGATGAAGGAAATAAAACTGGAAACAAGATACGTTGAGAACATCCCGGAAATTTTCGCGAATAAAAATCAAATTATGGAAGTATTTTTAAACCTGATTATTAACGCAATTGACGCTCTTGATAATAAGGGAACGATTACTATTCTAACTTCGCATGCCCGAATTAACGACCGTGATATGGCGAAGATTGATATTATCGATACCGGATGCGGAATTGACAGCAAAGATAAGGTGATAATTTTTGATAGATATTATACTTCGAAAGAAACTGGCACCGGGCTTGGATTGGCCGTTGTCGAGAGAATAGTATCGGCCCATAGCGGAAAAATCGAGGTGGATAGTAAAAAAGGCAAGGGAACGACATTTTCAATATTTCTGCCGATTAACTAATTTCCCTGCAAAAAATTGCAAATAATTGATAAATATTACGTAAAATGGCTTGATTTTTCCAAATTGCTGACGATTAATTAATTAACCGGATTAATAATGGCAAAAGAACGAATAAAAATACTGGTAATTGACGACGACCCAAAGGTTGGCTGGATTCTTTCCGAAGGACTTTCAGGTAGTTTTGATTTTGTCGCGGCTCGCAACGGCAGTGAAGGTCTCCAGATGATAACTACCGAAAAACCGAATCTGATTCTCCTTGACATAAAAATGCCCGATATCTCCGGCATTGATATTTTGAAAAAGCTGAATAAAGTCGAGGGTCGGCCTGAGGTTGTAATGCTATCGGGGCATGATGATACCCATTACGTTGTAGAGTCAATTCAAAACGGCGCGGCCGAATTTATCAAAAAACCGTTCGACGTTAAAGAAGTCGAAATTCATATCAATAATATTCTCGAAAAGAGCAAACTTAAAAAAGAAGTTTCGAGCCTTAAAACCGAATTAAAAGCTCGTTCGCAGTATGAGAGTTTCGTCGGGGATTCTCCCAAGGTAATACAGGTCAAAGAGTTGATCGAGCAAATCGCCGGGTCGGAATTAACGGTTTTAATTCGCGGTGAATCCGGAACGGGTAAGGAAATTGTGGCTCGCATGGTACACAATATATCCGATCGCAGCGACGAATCATTTACGAAAGTCAATTGTGCCGCAATCCCTCGAGATTTGCTTGAATCTGAGCTTTTTGGATATGAAAAGGGCGCCTTTACCGGGGCTCATAAAACAAAGCCGGGACGATTCGAAGTAGCCAACAAGGGCACGATCTTTTTGGACGAAATCGGCGATATGCCGCTGGAGCTTCAATCCAAGCTGCTACAGGTTTTAGAACAGCAGGAATTCGTTAGAGTGGGCGGAATCAACAATATTCATGTTGATGTCCGAATAATCTGCGCCACAAACCATAATCTCGAAGAAGCTATTGCCCAGAGCGCTTTCCGTGATGATCTTTTTTATCGGCTAAATGAAATTACTGTTTTCCTGCCGCCCTTGAGAGACAGGGCTAATGACGTTTCCTTATTGGCAGAGCATTTTATTGAAAAATATAATAAGCTCTACCAGCGCGAAGCCCCCCCTTTATCTCAGGAAGCAAACAATCAATTGCTGGCATTTATGTGGCCGGGAAATGTCAGACAGCTTGAAAATCTTATTAAACAGGTCGTGGTCAGAGGCGGCGAATCAATAATTTCAGAGCTGTTATCGGCTCACGGAAGCAATTTACCCGTTCAACCTCAACATATTGCAGCAGTCAATTCTACGGCAGCCTCAGCAGATAATAAATCTTTGTCCTTAAAAAAGCGCGTGGCCGCAACCGTCAGCCGGGAAGAAAAAGCGTTGATTTTGGAAGTTCTGAACCGCACCAACTGGAACCGGAGAAAGGCTTCCGAAATTCTCGAAATCAGTTATCGTTCGCTTTTATATAAAATTAAAGAATATAAGCTCAACGAAATCAAGTAAGTTCTCCACAAATGCCGTTATAGGAAAGTGTCGGATTTCCTGACACTTTGTGTCATAAGTAACAATTCTCAGTCAGATTTTACAGGGTATTTGCCTAAAATATGCTCAAAATATACACTTATATAGATTTTGGGGAATTCTATCATAATTTCTTTGAATGAGTTTATGCCCTTCTATTGCCATAAGAAATTGATAATCAAGTTCTTATGCCAGACAACCAGTCGGTGTTGAAATTGAAATAGCAAATAACGGAATAGAAATTGCTTATATAAAATCGGGAATTTGTTTTTAAAAACAGGTGAATTATGAGTTATGGTGGGAGAAAGAAACAAGGCATGGAAGCCAAATCACTTACTGAATTCAGGGATCAGGTTTTGCTCGAATTAAAGAGAGCTGAACGCTAC from Candidatus Zixiibacteriota bacterium encodes the following:
- a CDS encoding ATP-binding protein, whose protein sequence is MNKEDKAKNRSRQAVEMLGSAIDIKINELTESNRRLKRKIFDLYTIFEISRNFNAVLNYQTLVDSFLLTSLGQVGAASAALFLPDENDSQSFNLVKSKGLMRDVRFEDNGNIVGDHAKNLFEINKPIMIDEFLDENSGKGSGKLLRRFKRGIAMPLIFKSNLKGLLILGGKVSNEDFAPDDIEFLSILANHFVVALENARLYESEKTALKELRQAQKQLVLSERAAAMGDLSAKIAHEVNNPLSIISNYLHLAGRSMDSPETAQEHLGVIRQELDRIAGIVRQLLDFHRPQKAKIQETDLKEIIDATLSLMKWQLKENQIELKCIYAKDIPPLMADHEQLKQVFLNLIINAKDFMPDGGTLTIDVSYRNDKLHIVLSDTGCGIPTENLSRIFEPFFTTKEGKSGTGLGLSVCYGIVKEHGGNIIATNNDGDGSRFDIILPALKNRGG
- a CDS encoding GAF domain-containing protein, whose translation is MATKSKLRGITPGDKSIRELILVIDDEKRMCDSLSSLLTDSGYEVKAFQDSDEAAREINNANFDLIVSDIRMSEITGLEILKLARQVDPQALVVLMTGFGSLDSAIEAINQGAYDYLLKPVEYPQLELVIKRGLERRRLGRAKSFLLTELQEKNLELSARLEEINALYKSAKSLSSTIDLDELLDNVIGLATEVLHARIGSIMLIDENHEYLTIAASTGLSKDIVRDTSIPIGSSISGYVAKSGEPLFVANVEEDPRFKRENKEERYGKASLLSVPLIIKDRVIGVINMANRTDGGGFGELDLKLLSTFATQAAVAIDNASNFHLLKRRVEELSTLQDITDAMSRAGSVTHLQEIIFWGIRNLMPADVSLWFRWRHKDNSLKFVGGAGNIKVDFELTIETSPDEIKTEKRARKLILKHLPPFEEVSIPSENFCTFFIKNESGLAYVFCLSSSSPEKMSEENKKIAGLIASQATTMYEREKAILNATRLLTMGNMISEISHDMRKPLTNIRGGLQIMRQRWPELAVESDMFKMAEEEVRRLNELVRELVDFSNPKKYQTERINIESILERATQLVSRDMEMKEIKLETRYVENIPEIFANKNQIMEVFLNLIINAIDALDNKGTITILTSHARINDRDMAKIDIIDTGCGIDSKDKVIIFDRYYTSKETGTGLGLAVVERIVSAHSGKIEVDSKKGKGTTFSIFLPIN
- a CDS encoding sigma-54 dependent transcriptional regulator: MAKERIKILVIDDDPKVGWILSEGLSGSFDFVAARNGSEGLQMITTEKPNLILLDIKMPDISGIDILKKLNKVEGRPEVVMLSGHDDTHYVVESIQNGAAEFIKKPFDVKEVEIHINNILEKSKLKKEVSSLKTELKARSQYESFVGDSPKVIQVKELIEQIAGSELTVLIRGESGTGKEIVARMVHNISDRSDESFTKVNCAAIPRDLLESELFGYEKGAFTGAHKTKPGRFEVANKGTIFLDEIGDMPLELQSKLLQVLEQQEFVRVGGINNIHVDVRIICATNHNLEEAIAQSAFRDDLFYRLNEITVFLPPLRDRANDVSLLAEHFIEKYNKLYQREAPPLSQEANNQLLAFMWPGNVRQLENLIKQVVVRGGESIISELLSAHGSNLPVQPQHIAAVNSTAASADNKSLSLKKRVAATVSREEKALILEVLNRTNWNRRKASEILEISYRSLLYKIKEYKLNEIK